In Solanum lycopersicum chromosome 3, SLM_r2.1, the genomic stretch aaTCTTAATTCACAATGTTAAAATGGAGAAATTAGTCTCATGTGGCTTGTCACGTAAAAATTAAGTTGTTAACTCTTAAAGATATTAGTGATCTCTTGAAATACAAACACCGGGAGTGGCTCGACActgttaaaaaaaagatatgcgTCTTAGACCCTCAAATTTAAAATGcctcatttttattaataataataataggttgtaagtttttttttttaaaaaaaataaatattgaatactatatgtaaaaaaagtaaatttttcaagaaaataaaggaattattagaagaaatttaacatatttgaagtattatatctcatgaaaaataatttaaaataagaatgattatattatcaattgaaaattagaagaaatcaattatataaaagttattaacaatttaaatttaaggctctatttaatttttaatttagacAATTAATATACTTGAGACACTTCTAACAAACACGATATCTTTTATTCCAAAGTATAACAAAAGATATTATCAGTTGCAAAGCCACATGCAATTAAACTCTCAATGCATACCTCATTAAAATTTGATGAACTCTGAATGCAAACATCATTAAAAGAATATTGTTAAACTAAtcaaatagtaattattatGTGTTCAGTAAATTATACATTTGTCTGttattatttaacatattaaaactTTATTCATCACTTCAACCAATAAAATTGCTATagcataaaaaaataactagttttatttttagaaaaatcgaAACAACCAAACTGATATAGTTTGATTTGGTTTCACTGGACTGACTCtaagaataatattttcctACTTATAATAAATTCCCACATAATTAGCAATTTAGCATAAAAAACAGATAGCCTTTTACGGTAACTTTAGATTTAactgaaaatataatttattgggtaaaaaaacaaataaaattgagtTATCTTTGAACCATAcaattaaatatgtaaattagTCAACAAGACAAAAGACAAGTTATCTTACTTTTTCAAAGGtcatatttatttacttggtataattttttttctttacactcCTACTAATCTAATGCAAAAATTAGCTTAATTTAAGTATCTTTATTtactctttaattttctttaaaaattattattatgttataaaaaaaattattattatgttttctaTTATAGTAGtctctccatatttttttggtttaagtAAAGATAAAAGGTGGAACAATAGCTAGACCAAATTTTATAAGTAgagtaaagataaaattaaaaaattaattatatctcAAATTTATGAAATGACAATTACTTTAAATCAACTATTTTCAATAGATATGATGATtaaaaaacacaatatataaaaatgatttttaacttGGTTTAAACTGACACATGACCAGCGCAGCATCAAAATGGACACTTTATGAACCTTAAACATCAAGATGGACGGTTCGCCCATTTATGGAAAAATCTTTTTGGCCAGAATGAgatatttttaatgtaattttactttttaaaaatattttacccttttatctttaattttactaaaaaatgaaaaaaaaaaagatcgatttatttagaaataaaaaaaatattataatttttaaaattttctactcAAATTCTGACTAAATTTTCTAATCGTttagtacttttttttatatattatacctaATTTAAAAATAGCTTCGATAACTAAAATGGATCCGAATGAGTATGtatcaattattttcaataataataaaattgaatttgaaattgaagACCTCACCAATTTAATCAAACACATTGACCACATAGCTACCCCCAACTAAATTCTGACAAACCTAATTAtgtgaaagttttttttttcactatGTTAATATTTGCTACGTTTGGTGGTGATCATAAATTTTCACATCCACCATTTTCTTGCCCATAAAAGCTCAcatcattaaataaagaaatatataaatatttatttatatattcaagcaacaatcataatatataaacgtTCCTATTTAACTTGACTTTATCTATCATCTATGTCATTCAgtttaaataaatcaaacagttaaatttatataaagttgaacaagtagacacattTGTAATACATAGCATAATACACGAGATACGAATTTAGAAATTTCTATACTTTAATTTGGGTTAACAAATATGGACTCGAATTCATAATTTCAGCGATAACAAGATTTCGAGCCCTATTAATTGTCATGAAGCACAAATACAAATGTTCTTCTAATTCATCCAATTGCTCCACAAAGTTAGCATAATTCTTTTTCAGCTGGCGCGCCACTTCTCCGCTGGCTTGTAGCTCAAGCTGAAGCGGGTCGCCGCCTCTCTCAAGCCAAAACCGTACTATGGCTTGCAAGTCTTCTAACTCGTCATTTAGCCGACCCACTAGCCGACTTATAGTGTCCAAGTCTCTAATCAATATGTACGTACCTTTAGCGGCTACGTCCAGCTGAGCCGACCAGCTAGCCAGCTTCTTAGTCGACATCAGCTGGAATGAAGCCATCATTACGGTTGGAGCCGCAACTAGCAAGGCTAGTGCATGAGTCGCTACGATAACCGTAAGCGAGACTGTTAAAGCCATGACAAATACAGCTGAGCCGcgtttgaatttatttattattcggaGTTTTGCTTTGGTCTTATCGCGCTTAAGTTCGATCCGTTTTAGCAATTGCGAGCAGTTAGCTTGAACGGTTTTAAATCGAAGCGGAGAAGATGTTGATGAAACAAGCGGGTTAAGTGAGTTGCAAAATTTAGTTAATCGGGTCAGGATTTTGGGCATGTGTTTTTTAGGCGAGTACGGTGTTTTTTGGAGGGAGTCTAGAGCGGATTTAAGTGATTTATATCTGGAGCGCGTACGTTGCACGTCTTTTAATAAAAGGCTACAGAGTAGAGAAGCTTCAGCAGTTTGTGTGAAGTATTGGGATAGTAGAGAGTGCTTATCTTGATGGGTTCGGATTAAATTGAGAATTCGAGTCACAGTGGGTTGATCCGGATCCAAAAGATGCTCCACGAAAAGGCGATAAGAAGGAAGCCGAGCAGCTGAAGTGGAGCCCACAATTTTGGTCGGAGAAGAAATCTTTTCGGATAAAGCAAGGACACGTGTCCAGAAATCAGTATACGATTCGGTTCGAAAAGCATGGGCATATTCCTCTCGGAGGTCCATTTCCATGTGGGCCGGTTTAGTGTCTTGGGCCTCTGCATACAAAGAATAAATGATTTTGAGCCCAACAAAGCCCAAAAATATAAGTGCTACGGAGATTATCTAACAAACAATGGTGGGATTTGAAGGAGTGACAatctaatattttgatttatatatatatatattctttcgCAAAGTTAACATAAGTCGTCTTTATTATGAAGCATTTTATCCAATACTCTTAATGTGAGAGTTTCTAAcgcaaatttaaattagttaaacTAGAATACAGATATCAGATACAGGGCGTCATAATGAGTTAGAGAACACAGAAATATCCCAACAACCCAATCCAAATCCATATTGATGATTgtatatttttacaatatacACAAACCACGTGCTTCTGGACATATTATATAGTCCCAGGGGGACCAAAAAGTAAATATAATCGTATGAATTGGTGGCTACTATATTATTTTCACACTTTTTGCCCAACTTGTAACATGCTTTTCTTGTTATTATCATCAACATTCTCTGTATATCATCCAACCTTAGACGGGAAGGGTATAATGggagggtatatctagacctaaAGTATAACTATAAAAGCATATtcgaattaaaattttaacgagagtatatttaagttatttctATTAATATAAGGGTATATCTGACCCTTATCCAACATTTTGTTAGGGctattaaataagataaaaataaacacgtaatatataaacatatatgtTCCGTAACTTATTCTCAGATGACATGCATTTATCCCTTTCACTTTTAAATATGCACAAGTAGATACTTGCATGCTACATTATAATTCACATCTTATATAACGTCCTACATGTATTGTaccaaaaattatatgatattggatatttcatataaaattaaagatttatcTATTCTgattataatcataaaataatcgTGTTTTTCATCATACTTCTCTTTTTGTTCAAATTGCTTAGTGATAATCATCCACTTTTATAGTCGATATTAGCAAGTTTGACTCATCTATGCAATTTTCATTTGAGAAAAGACACATTCATGCAATTATTTGTTaaactaaaatgacataaatgagttaAACTTTTAACGGATGACATTGATGAGtcttttctcctctttaatAAGATTCGTTTTCAGATGTTTCTTTTTTGGtatttaagaattaaaaaaaaatcaagtaattgaactaaaacatatatatatatatatatatgaagctTACCATTCCATGCAATATATTTTCTCAACACTGGACGAAATTTTatcttcattcttcttcttaattAGTCCTGCAAATagaaaactcaaaaaaagaGAGGAGATTTTACAATTGTAACTTTTCAAATATGAGAGAAGAAACAACACTTTAAATAAAAGAGATAATAATTCCAAAAGGTGAAGGAGAGAGCAGAGTACACGTTTGAAACACCTCttataatgattataataaatattaagtcATATACTATatgcttttttaattttttttagctttgaaGACTAGAGAATATTTTTCTGTACGTCTAAGATGTTATTAGGGGACTTACACTGCAAGGGATTAACCATTGCCCACAAACTTCCCTACATTTACTCTGATGATTAAATCTTACAAGGCAATTAGCTTCAATACCAAccacaataatagtaatatatatatatatatacactcatCATGTTTGAAGATTATTATTAAGTGGACGACAAAGATATtccaacctatgctcgaaatctcagaaaCACACTTAGACTGTAAAAGGGTCaaatgatggttgacttttttttttcaaactagtgtcacgtagactGTAAAAGGGTAGAAaactacttataaaataagttcaggaggttaataagaccttagtatagtataagtgtgtctctgggattctgggcataggttgagggggtacctaggcattatccctattttttaaataatgtattGGTTGATACACGTAAGGGATGATGACAAAAACATACGGCAAACTTTGAATGCTTTTGTCAATTCGAGTTCAACattgaataagttgaaaaaaaaattagtataccTAAGTTTATCAAGTACACTCTTCAAAGTGAGTTATATGGTATGTTTATGTATTCATTTCTTGGCGCAAATATTCACTTGTAACATACAATATTTCAATGGATTGACATTATCGTTTTTCCTAAATTGAACTTCATTGTTCAGAATCTTGAAGTAGCCAACCTTTAAAGGGTATTGTTAAAACTTAAAAGATCATCAATTCCTAATAAAAGGGTTGTAATAGTAGCTTGTTGAAACTCCAGAGTTGTTACTTGATCCAATGTATGTGATGTATAtgactaaaataacaaaaacactttCAGAAATAatgatctagtttgacttgacacgaaatttaagaaaataaataagatttttttatcaTGTGATATacaattaaagttatgttaacaAGTCCATGAGTTCCAATGCACAAGATCTTGTAGCACTTACTACTCAGGTCCAAATCAAGGAATTCCTAAGATATGATGAAAGGGTGCTCTTGAATCTTGATCTATTCTTGATCAGAGTTCTCGGAGTTCGAAAAAGGGAAGGGAGAAAAGGGTATGTAAGGAAGGTAATAAAAAAAGAACGAAAATggattcttctttctttcatcACTTAGATGAAAGTCTCATGCACGATTTTAAACGAGAAAGATAAGTGAGGAGCCTATTCGTTAACCATTTCAAACAAAACTAGATTGAGTGCAATTTCTGAATACTACAAATAGCATTATTGAAGCAGTAGACATTGTTGAACTACGAGCATGAAATTTTGAATACAAGATATTGAAATTACAGCAAAAACGTGCATCCATTACATGTTATCTGATCAGTACGCCAGAAATCATATTACACCGATAATGCGAATTCAAGTTAGGTAAGTTATCTAGTAATCGTCATCGTCATAACCACCATCGTCGAGATCATCTTCAACCTTCTCCGCTGCCTTCTCGGCTATGTTATCTTCTATGTGATCAATACCTTCAGATATGGCTAATCCACCCAGTGCACCTGCAACCGCACCCATAGCTAGTCCCGCACCCAGGCCCATCCCACCGAACttgctcttcttcttctcctcgtAACCATACCCTGCTTTCTGTGATCCGTAACTACCCTGAGGCTGCGCCCCGTAGCTTCCCTGCTGCCCGTAACTACCCTGCGATCCATAACTTCCCTGCTGAGGGTAACCAGGCTGTTGCCCGTAACTACCCTGCTGCCCGTACGGTGCAGGAGGAGCACCGTAACCTGGTTGTTGACCATAACCCGGAGCAGGAGCTCCACCATAACCTGGTTGTTGACCATAACCCGAAGCTGGACCCGGTGCAGGAGCCGCGTTGTACGGGTAACCCGCTGGTGGAGCAGCATAAGGCGAAGCACCAGGGGCAGGAGCACCGTAAGGGGAAGGAGCAGAACCTGGGGCAGGAGCACCGTAAGGGGAAGGAGCAGAACCAGGAGCACCGTAAGGAGAAGGAGCAGGGGCAGGAGCACCGTATGATCCGCCGTAAGGTTGCGGTGGAGCAGGGTAATCCCTCGATCCAGCTGGTGGAGGTACACCGTAAGGAGGTGCGTAATACGGATCCGGCGCACGATAGCGCGGATCACGAACAGCAACCTCAATTTTCACCTTTCCATGTGGGCGACCAGAAGGACGCTTCAAATCAAGCGACCTCTCCGTCAAATTACCGATTCCGACGCTATCAACAACCTCACGGAGCGGAAGCTTAGCTGAACCAATCAAAGGCTTTGTTCCCTCAGTTGCGTTAGCGTGTACCACATCGATGTACAAAGTAGACTCTTCGATCGGAGCATACAACGGGATCACAAGCTTCTCATTCCAAGATGGTGAAGTATCGCCATTATCATCTACTTTGGTGGAGCATTTCCCTTTCGGATCAACCCAAACAACAGCATATGGCTTAAGACGACCGTAACGCCAATTAACGTTCTTCAAATCCCTAGCTGATGAGATCTTCACCTCCACCTCGAATCGTGAtcccatatttttttcttccctCCCCCCCTCAGAAGTGTAACAACGGCTGTTTTGTGATGGAGTGAGTATTATTTAACTGGTTTTGGTTGTTTTAAGTTCCATTATGACCTTGGGCTTTTTCTATATGTTGGTGCTTGGTCTGTTTAAAACGGGAGAGTTGAGGAAGGGTATATTAGtccaacaaaatttaaaaaaaaaaaaaagaggaattaGCGGATTAGGCCAGCCAAGCCGATAAGAGTTGAAAGAAACCGATCGAGGAGGTAGGACACGTGGACTCATATGAGTGGTAGATAATGTGTTGTAATGAAAGACGTGTGGGGCCAGGACCTGGAGGAAGCagaaaagaggaaaaacaaaagcTCAATGTATTACCGTTTCGATTGTactgttttattttaaatttatttacgTATTTAATAATTAGTATGAGCATCACCTTCTAAATATGTCTAGCAGCATGCTTGCTTCAAACATTAAGATtatgagtttgagtcaatgacATTAATTTTTGACaaagagataatatatatagatgttattatattattttctttgtccCTATTTAGTTGTTCATTTTCGAAGTGATACATATTAAGGCgtcaattattattatagttagttacaattttattcttaatttaaaaGATTATGCAATTCCCcaattataataaatgtattttctgaTTTCAAAAAGCATGCGTTACAACTTAGTAGTATTAGAAATTTTCTAGAGTTAAATAAGgacataataagaaaaaaattattgtcttttttgatttgttaaaatggacaagcaaatagggacatatacaaaagGAGATATAGACAAGTAAATAGAGACATAGAGAGTATTAAATAGGGCaaatttcacatatagcaaacattaaattcatatttgtatgttatagcaaaattTGCGTATTTGCATTCCGTAGcaaacatataaatgtataattcactatacatatacaattgaagcgaattgtataaaacgagaaagagaattGTACAAAAACGAAGTTTATAAAACGagttgtataattataagtgtatagaactattatatacaatttgaatttgtataaaatgagaaagagagaaaggcaaaagagacttgggcggGGAATaaacaattgaatcgaattgtataaaactagaaagagagaaattacatacaatttgaatttgtataaaacgagaaagagagaaaggcaaaaaagACTTAGGCGGGGAATaaacaattgaatcgaattgtataaaactagaaagagagaaattatatacaatttgaatttgtataaaacgagaaagagaaaaagacaaaagaaattgGGCAGGGAAATttttattgcataattataagtgtatacgatgaaaatatatgtatctgcatgtgtatatataattttctctcgctttatataaacCGAAACAATCTATGCAtatcgcttctgtttgtataagcgagagaggcgagggtgaccagcgagatctggaagagggaagagaggagaacaaaaatatatgtacttataCAAtacttctgtttgtataaaagtgagaggaagcgagcgagagaggagattggcgagcgagagtttgagggaAAGAGATGACTAGCAAATAGTTTGCGGacacaattaaattaaaggatggttataacaattaatttaattaattagtttgtcattatatataattttccttaTTAAATAAGCAACTCTCATTTCTACCTTAGTctgatttttattgttttagtttAATAAATAGTTACCAGTATTACATTTTAAGTTTcaaaacattaatttatttttatttaataaaaataagttaaacaaattaatatgaaaataaaataaaatgagatgaCTGGTGTAGtgaattcatatattaattaatattttgcaAATGAATAACAAAAGCACTTAAtagtcaaataaaaatatcttttttctttgcATAACAAAATAGACTTTTCtagaaggaaaaagaaagaaaaggtcATTATTGATTAGGCGTGTTTAGTTGTCGTTGTAATCGAAGTAGCAAATTGTGTCAATccactttttatctttttcgtTCTcccaaatttaattttatttaacttttaaaaaatt encodes the following:
- the LOC101246602 gene encoding UPF0496 protein At3g49070-like — its product is MKIKFRPVLRKYIAWNEAQDTKPAHMEMDLREEYAHAFRTESYTDFWTRVLALSEKISSPTKIVGSTSAARLPSYRLFVEHLLDPDQPTVTRILNLIRTHQDKHSLLSQYFTQTAEASLLCSLLLKDVQRTRSRYKSLKSALDSLQKTPYSPKKHMPKILTRLTKFCNSLNPLVSSTSSPLRFKTVQANCSQLLKRIELKRDKTKAKLRIINKFKRGSAVFVMALTVSLTVIVATHALALLVAAPTVMMASFQLMSTKKLASWSAQLDVAAKGTYILIRDLDTISRLVGRLNDELEDLQAIVRFWLERGGDPLQLELQASGEVARQLKKNYANFVEQLDELEEHLYLCFMTINRARNLVIAEIMNSSPYLLTQIKV
- the LOC101259408 gene encoding protein SRC2 homolog isoform X1, which produces MGSRFEVEVKISSARDLKNVNWRYGRLKPYAVVWVDPKGKCSTKVDDNGDTSPSWNEKLVIPLYAPIEESTLYIDVVHANATEGTKPLIGSAKLPLREVVDSVGIGNLTERSLDLKRPSGRPHGKVKIEVAVRDPRYRAPDPYYAPPYGVPPPAGSRDYPAPPQPYGGSYGAPAPAPSPYGAPGSAPSPYGAPAPGSAPSPYGAPAPGASPYAAPPAGYPYNAAPAPGPASGYGQQPGYGGAPAPGYGQQPGYGAPPAPYGQQGSYGQQPGYPQQGSYGSQGSYGQQGSYGAQPQGSYGSQKAGYGYEEKKKSKFGGMGLGAGLAMGAVAGALGGLAISEGIDHIEDNIAEKAAEKVEDDLDDGGYDDDDY
- the LOC101259408 gene encoding protein SRC2 homolog isoform X2, whose translation is MGSRFEVEVKISSARDLKNVNWRYGRLKPYAVVWVDPKGKCSTKVDDNGDTSPSWNEKLVIPLYAPIEESTLYIDVVHANATEGTKPLIGSAKLPLREVVDSVGIGNLTERSLDLKRPSGRPHGKVKIEVAVRDPRYRAPDPYYAPPYGVPPPAGSRDYPAPPQPYGGSYGAPAPAPSPYGAPAPGASPYAAPPAGYPYNAAPAPGPASGYGQQPGYGGAPAPGYGQQPGYGAPPAPYGQQGSYGQQPGYPQQGSYGSQGSYGQQGSYGAQPQGSYGSQKAGYGYEEKKKSKFGGMGLGAGLAMGAVAGALGGLAISEGIDHIEDNIAEKAAEKVEDDLDDGGYDDDDY